DNA sequence from the Plasmodium vivax scf_7133 genomic scaffold, whole genome shotgun sequence genome:
GCTCTGAGAATTTTCTCTTGATGAATTTCTCTGAGAATTTCCTCTTGATGAATTTCTCTGAGGATTTTCTCTTGATGAATTTCTCTGAGAATTTCCTCTTGATGAATTTCTCTGAGGATTTTCTCTTGATGAATTTCTCTGAGAATTTCCTCTTGATGTATTTCTCTGAGAATTTTCTCTTGATGAATTTCTCTGAGAATTTTCTCTTGATAAATTTCTCTGAGGATTTTCTCTTGATGTATTTCTCTGAAAATTTTCACCGGCCGAATCTTTCTTGTAATTTATGGTGGCAGATTTTCTCTGAGGATTTGCATTTCCTGAAATCGTTTTACGTGGTGGTGATTCTGTGGGAATCTCTTCTGAAAaatagttattatttttatacttatttgATGACCTATTACGGAAGCAAGATCCCAGGGGTGTGAACTaatgtaggaaaaaaaaaagtgagaagGATAATGTAAttgttaaataataataaacttACAAAGTGAAAGctttataaatgtaaaattatcCTCTCATAAAATAGAATTCCTTTTTACCTTAAAATAAACGAATAAAAGAATGAATATTCCCAAGCCTAAAGCACTTGACATGCCAAAGCGAACATAACTATTGTTTAACATattgaatatattatttttatcaagCTCTTTTATAGTTTTCCCAAGAAATGTTACACCGTTTGGAATACCTTCAGGATTACCATCATcagttttaaaatttaatttttcaatattttctaaaaacGCTTCATAAGATTCCGATTTTCCAGTCTGTAGTTTGTAAGTACCAAAATCCTTCCTCCTTATAGTTATCTTATTTTCATGTAATTCATCGCTGTATTCGATAACATCATAAGCATTTTCTTCTCCGGTATTAGATTTATGAGGTACTCTTCTTGTACCCAATTTCCATCTTAAGTCTTCTTTTTCAGGGGAAGTTGTGTCCTTTCCTTCTGCAGAATTCTCCGAATTGGGATTTTTCCCACTTGTTCCACTGCTAGCTGACTTACCAGTATCTTCAAGGTGGGTTTCAACGAGAGCACACCCTGTATATACACCCTTTTCCTCAAATTTACacttcataaaataaaatgggattttatcattttcattGGAGCTACCGGAAGCAGCTTCATTTCCAGATTTCAAAGAAGCATCTTCCTTTTCTAAATTTTCGCATGATTCGTTATTATTAGATGTCAATTTAGATATTAATTTATCAGGGTTATACATATCATCACAATTAATATAGCTATGACAGTCTCTATAGAAACAACAATCGTCTTGCGTGtgttttgtaaataaatttttaatagaaTTCAgatattctttatatttatttaacgTAACGTGTTCACATGTCTTTTTTGTCTTAATACTCGCatggtttttaaaataatcatacaaatatttctcttccattttatcttttaattctttaatGTCTTTATGATGGAAATAATAACGACAACCATAGTTTTTAgattttacattaatttcTTTCTCTATGTCAGAAAATTTCTTTACTATAGCATACACATGCTCATAATCTGATTCATTTTTGAACATTTCCTTAACTTCATGATATATCCAGTACTGATAGTGCATACAACGTTCGTTATGCTTCCTATCATTTGgatcttttatattttttaaattttttataatttttttacagagTTTTTTGCTGTCATTATCGATAGAACTATTACTTACAGTTTTAAAATCATTACATATAGTATTGTCATCTTTTTGTGTGCCTTCTTCATTCAAGTCCTTATATATACTAGACGAATAtgaatcttttaaaattttatcctaAGGAAATGGAAagtaaaatgaattaaattcCTTTACAGTACCTCTACTTTAACCTCTTATGTGCAATATAGTGTCAAAACAAAGggaaacataaatatttgcacaaaaaaataaaaacatacgTAAGTCTCATCCTTTATTTCTAAAGAAGCCATTATTTTCTACAATGTGTTTATTagataaaataacaaaatcaGTGTGTTACGGGTGTTCACTTAAGGATAATGACAAAACATGTCCCATGTCCATAATTCTTTACAATATTTCattcatattaataaaaattactacatttatgataaataaatatttaaccTGCATTATTTTCTGAAAATTTATAAGCAATGTTCAAGTCATATACGTAGAATTGGAAAAGGATTAAACGCGTTACTATAATGATACCCAGTTTGCAAGTCTTTTTTAAGACCTCATTTTTCTGCTTAACGTTTCAGGGAAATGATGCCAAATAATAGTTTTTTCTTACAGCGTTATCATATAACGATGAGGAATAGTTCCTATATTTttagaataatataaaaacggGCTCATATATCATAAATGAATCCTTTGACCTTAATTTTTAGTGCACtcggaaaaaagaagttcGAAGACAAATTATCAAAATGTATGCGTATATGCTGAGATAATATTAACCAATTCGGTCAGTGTATACACCCCTAAATATTAtgtagaaaaatatgaaataattattaatgacAAATAAATGGTGGGAAAAAGTACTTTGGGCCCCTCACACGAAGAAATATAAGTGTACTAGTATTATCTGTAGCGCGAAAATATCTTGCattacagaaaaataaaaatgcaaaaaatttacgGGAACAGAAAATGTCAT
Encoded proteins:
- a CDS encoding hypothetical protein (encoded by transcript PVX_125726A), whose amino-acid sequence is MHYQYWIYHEVKEMFKNESDYEHVYAIVKKFSDIEKEINVKSKNYGCRYYFHHKDIKELKDKMEEKYLYDYFKNHASIKTKKTCEHVTLNKYKEYLNSIKNLFTKHTQDDCCFYRDCHSYINCDDMYNPDKLISKLTSNNNESCENLEKEDASLKSGNEAASGSSNENDKIPFYFMKCKFEEKGVYTGCALVETHLEDTGKSASSGTSGKNPNSENSAEGKDTTSPEKEDLRWKLGTRRVPHKSNTGEENAYDVIEYSDELHENKITIRRKDFGTYKLQTGKSESYEAFLENIEKLNFKTDDGNPEGIPNGVTFLGKTIKELDKNNIFNMLNNSYVRFGMSSALGLGIFILLFVYFKVKRNSIL